TGCCGGAGCCGCGCCACTACGCCATGCTGGCCGGTGCGCTCGCACTGGTCCTTGCCTGGCTGCGTCGGCGTACGCGCTAAAGGAATTCGCTTTTCCTGCTACTTGCGTGGCTTTGCCCGCGCATCCTGTATATATGTAAGCCACGGTCCAGTGAGGGGCCGTGGCTTTCTTTTTGCAGGACGCGATCCTGCACCCGCCAGGCCGAGTTCTAGACCTGTGATGCTGGCGCATCACGGAGGCCTCCGCTTGGAGCGTCGGCCTGGGCCACAGCGGTTGTCGCCGCCTCAAACGAACTTTACTCGTCCGACACTGGTAGCGTGAGAAAATCTGTAGGCAAATCGGTATTGACTGCGAGCGATGGGGCAGAACCCCATCATTGACTCCAGCTGTAACCCGGCTGGGCTCTGTGTAGTTTACCCGTTGCTCTCGTTGAAGCTGGCCACGACCCACTGGGAGAGTTCCTTGTCGGGGTCCTGGGCGGCTGCTTCGTTGATGGTAAACTCGGTGCGTCCGGTGTTGCGGCTGATGATCTGGAGGCCGTGCTGGAAGTCCTTGAAGCGCTGCTCGCAGACCGCGCGGATAGTTTTGTCCTGCTCGGTCGCGGCGGCGATGATGACCTCGGCGGCGGCGTCCTCAAACTGCAGGCTGAAGCCGTGGGTGTTGCGGAAGGCCTCACTGAAGCGCTCGATGTCTGCTTTCCAGACATCATCCTGCAGGTGGAGGTTTTCCACGATCAGCTCCTTCAGCGCCTTCTCCGGCTCGGTCAGGGTGTCGGTGGTGACTTCAAAGGATTTGATCGCGGTCGAGGGCAGCTCAAACTTATAGTCGCGGAACAACCGCTCCAGCACGGTCATGAGGCCGCGAGCGCCGGTCTTCTCAGCGTGGGCCTGGCGGGCGACTTCCTGGATCGCCTCCGTGGTGATGTTAAAGCTGATGTCGTACCCGGAGAAGTCACTGCGGTACTGGTTGAGCAGCGAGCCCTCGGAGGATGTTAGGATCTCCGCCAGGTCCGTGGGCTGGAGGGACTCGCAGGCCACGCGCACCGGGATACGCCCGATGAACTCCGGCTCGAAGCCGTACTTGATGAAGTCGGCCGAGGCAGACTGCTTGAGGTAGCCGTAGGGGTCCGCATCCTCGTCACCGGGGTGAGCGGCGAAACCGATGGAGGCGGCCTCGACGCGCTTTTTGACCGATTCGGCCAGCTTGTCAAAGGCACCGCTGACGATGAACAGGATGTGCCGCGTGCTGATCGTCTTGGGCTGCTCCTTTTTACCGCCGCCCCCGCGCTGCATGGACATCATGGCCTGCATCTGGCCCATAATGTCGTTGGGGGCGAAGAGATTGACCTCAGTGTCCTCCATCAGCTTGAGCAGGTTGATCTGCACGCCGCGTCCGGACACGTCCTTGCCTGCGCCTTCTCCGGCACTGGCGATCTTGTCGATCTCGTCGATATAAATGATCCCGTATTGCGCCAGCTCGACGTTGTTGTTGGCGGCCTTGACCAGATCGCGCACGAGGTCCTCCACGTCGTAGCCGACATAGCCGGTCTCGGAGAACTTGGTGGCGTCGGCTTTAATGAAGGGAACGCCGATGAGGCGGGCGATATTGCGCATCAGGTAGGTCTTACCCACACCGGTCGGCCCGAGCAGGAGGATGTTCTGCTTGCTGTACTCGCGCTCGCGCAGTTGCTGGTTTTCCAGGCACTGGCGCACGTGGTTGTAGTGGTCGCAGATGGCGACTGAGAGGACTTTCTTCGCCTCCGCCTGCTTGATCACGTAGCGGTTGAGGTGGTCGCGGATTTCCTTCGGCTTGAGGCTAAACTCACGGATGCGGCGCAGGACCTCGTCGTCCTTTTCCTTTTGCTCGGGTGGCGGGGCCTCCACGTGCTCAGCGCCGCCGGGCTGCTGCACGCCCATGCCCATGTTGGCCAGGCCGGGGTTTTTCCGGATCATGTCCTGAATGTTTTTTTGAAGCTCCTCAAAGGGGTTCTTGTCGTCTTTATCGCTCATGAATGAAAGGGGATTGAAGTTGAAAGTCAGGCCGCGGCGCGCGCATTTTAAACGCGCTTGGCATACCAGCGGTAAGCGCTACGGACAGGGACGAGATGAAAAAGTAACGGGTTTTTGTCCGACGGCGGCAACTAAATTGGGTTTGACATGGCCACCCCCCAGGCAAAATATCGTATCTCCATCGTACAAATATCGTTGCACCAGAACTAAATACCTTTAAGACTACTTTTTATGGCCGGGAACCTTACCAAGCGGGACATCGTACTTGCCATCTATGACAAGACCAACTTCCCGCAAAAAGAAGTCCGGGAAACGGTCCAGCTCACGCTGGATTGTATTGCCGACGCCTTGGCGGAAGGGCGTAATGTTGAGTTGCGCAATTTTGGCGTATTTGAAGTGCAGGTCCGCAAGAGCCGCATCGGACGTAACCCGAACCGCCCTGAGACCGACGTGGTCATTCCGACGCGCGCCGTGATCAAGTTCAAGGCCGGTAAGGAGCTCAAGGCTGCGCTGAAAGACATCGACCTGGATAAGCTCCAGGAGCCGAAGCAGGACTAGGCTTTCCCGATAGCTGACTTTTCTAAACGACCCATATGGGTCGTTTTTTTGTGTCTGTCTTTGGGGGGTACGCTTCTCGGATGGATGTTTTTGTGTATAATAATTGACTAAATCCGGAACGTTTTTCTGAGGAATTATAGATTTATCTATTAAATAGCGTTTTTGGGCACGGACCTTGCTGTTTTGTTGTTAATTATATTTTACATCCGGTCAATTTGCTTTTGTCGTTATCGAAGTGGTTGTTCGATAAGTAACCTGGGCGGCGGTCTTCTATAGGGGCCGCCGTTTTGGTATTGGAGCAGGGGTTATGAGCGGGGAGCGGAGACTTTCACTTGACAGGATATGCATTTAGGGGAATGTATTGACCATGGGTGTCATACAGGTCTATAAATGCCTCTGCGATGAGCAGCGGCTGCGCATCTTGAACCTCCTGAAGGAGGGGCCGCTGTGCGTGTGCCAGTTGATGGAGATTCTCGAGGCGGACCAGGTCAAGATATCCAAGCAGCTCAGCTACATGAAGCGCATGGGCATGGTCGAGGGCGAGCGTCAGGCCCAGTGGATGGTCTACCGGCTGGCCGATGTCGAGCAGCCCCTGTTGATGGAAAACCTGAAATGCCTGCAGGACTGCGCGGGTGAGTCGTTGGCTTTTGCGCAGGACCTTCGCCGCCGTCAGGCAGTCGTCAGCCGTGCTGATGGCGGCCCATGCTCTAGTTGAGCATAGACGAATTTTTTAAACGTATCAAAACCATGAATACTACTGAAAATGCCAAGCCGGCTGAAGCAGAGAAAAAGCCGGGCCTGTTCAAGCGCCTGTTTAACAAGCTCGATCAGGGGATGAAGGCGAAGGCCGACGAGAAAGCCAGCTCGGGCTGCTGCTGCGGCAGCGGTTCCAAGGACGGCAAGGGCGGTAGTAAATGCTGCTGAGCCTGATCGACCACCTTGTCTATGAGTGGATGGGCTTCGACCCGGCCTCGCGGCTGGGCGGGGCTATTCACTTTTTCTTCTACGACACGGTAAAAATATTTCTGCTGCTGGCGGTGATGATCTTCATCATCGGCATTATCCGCAGCTACCTGCCGCAGGATCGTCTGCGCCGGTGGATGAGTGGCGGCGGGCTGGGGGGAAACTTTGTGGCCGCGCTCTTCGGGGCGGTGACGCCCTTTTGCTCGTGCTCGTCGATCCCGATTTTTATCAGCCTGCTGCGGGCCGGAGTCCCGCTGGGGGTGACCTTTTCCTTCCTTATTACCTCCCCGCTGATCAACGAGTATCTGGTCGTACTGATGGCGGGCGAGTTCGGCGTGCCGGTCACACTGGCCTATGTGGTGAGTGGCCTGGCCATCGGTACGTTTGCCGGTGCAGTGCTGGGAAAACTGCGTCTGGAAGGGCAGTTGGAGTCGGACATCACCACGGGTGAGTCCACGAGCGACAGCCTGGTTTTTGAGAGTTTCGGGGCTCGACTGCGCTATGGCTGGAGTGAGGCTGTCGATGTCATTCGGCAGATCTGGGTCTGGGTGCTGGTCGGGGTCGCCATCGGTGCCTTTATCCATAACTACGTGCCCCAGGAGGTTATACAGAATGCTCTGGCGGCGACGGGCGTGTTTTCTGTTCCGATTGCCACTCTGCTGGGGGTTCCCATGTATGGCAGCTGCGCGGCCATTGTGCCGGTGGCCGTGGTGCTCTTTGAGAAGGGCATCCCGCTGGGCACGGCACTGGCCTTTATGATGGCGATGGCGGCCCTGAGCCTGCCGGAGGCCGTTATGCTGCGCCGCACGATGCGCCTGCCGTTGATTGCGCTCTTTTTCGCGATTACGACGGTGGGCATTATATTGACCGGCTACCTCCTGAACTTTCTCGCTCAGTATCTGTGAGCGCCCGGACACACTAGGGGCACGACTGCCCGTGCCGTGCGTCTGTCGGCTTCTGTGAAAGACGCTCGCCAGTGTGCTCGTTATTATCGTAAAATATAATATTGTTATTTTATGATACGTGGCTATGGTCGAGAAAAAGATACATACGGTGGATATACAGGGTGAATACGGCACCATGACGGTGTCCGAGCGGGTGCTGCAAAAAATCTGGCAGCGCGGCGATTTCCTGCAGGAGCGGTTGCGTACGCTGGAGGGGCAGCGGTTGTCGATTCAGAGCCGGGGCCGGTGGAACCACCAGGAAGGGCCGGACTTCCGGGAGGCGAGCCTGATGCTGGATGGCCGCGCGCTGGAGGGAGACGTGGAGGTGCACTTTTACCCGCAGGACTGGTTCCTGCACGGGCACGACCGGGACCCGCATTTCGACCGGGTGGCACTGCACGTGTGCCTTTTTCCGCCTCTGAAGCCTCAGAAGCCCGCTGTCACTGCGCAGGGGCATTGGCCACCGACGCTGGTGTTGCTGGACCGGCTCAATCAGGACCTGGAGAGCTACGCCTCGGATGAGGCCCTGCTCGCGCTTGAGCAGACGGAGCGGCTGGCCGCGCTGGATGTGATGGCCGTGATGCCGTTGGAGGATCGCCTGGAGGAGCTGCGCGAGCGGGCGGGGCGGCGTTGGCGTCAGAAGGCCGCCTTTGCCCGTCGCAGGTTGGGTGAGATGGAGTGGGAGAGAGCCTGTCACCTGACGGTGCTGGAGGTGCTCGGCTATCGCCGTAACCGTGGCCCCATGGCGACTCTGGCGCGGCGTTATCCGCCCGCGATGATGGCCCGATTGAGTGCGGATGAGCTTTATGAGGAGATGACGGGGCAGTGGGCGCTGGCAGGGCTGCGCCCCCCGAACCACCCGCGTCGCCGCCTGGCGCAGTACCTGCACCTCCTGCACGAGCGTCCGGACTGGCCGGAGACGCTGCGTGAGTGGGGCCTTAAAAAGGGCCTCTGCGCAAAGGCCTCGCTCCCGACAGGCGCTGCGCGTAAGCGCGGTCTGGGTACGGCCCGCAAGTCCCTTTCGGATAACGTGCTGGCGGGTGCGGTGGGCGGCAGCCGACTGGACACGCTGGTGGTGGACGCCCTGCTGCCGCTGCTGGCGGTCAAGACCGGGGCGGAGCTTTTCGGGGCGTGGTTTCACTGGTGGTCCGGCGATATGCCCGATGCTCTGAAGCATTTTCTGGCGCAGGCCGATATCGTGGGTAAAGGGCGCCCGGCGGCCAACGGATGGTCGCAAGGGGGCTGGCAGCTGCTTTTGGAAAGCGGCTTGTAATTGGGCGGTTTTGGGGGAACATTACCGCTACCCATGAAACTGTTAAAGTGGCTCCTCATTCTCCTCTCCGTCGTGGTCGTCCTCGTGGTGGCCGGCGTTCTCTTTGTTCTTAATAGTGCCAGCTTCCAGAAATCGATCGTACTCGGTGCGCTCGAGAAGCAGGCCGAGGTGCCCGAGTTCGGGTACTTTAAAGCCGGGCTGAGCGATGTGACCATCCGCTCGCTGGCGGTGGAAAAAGACGGCATGGTCGTCGGGCTCGACGAGCTGACCCTGAAGTATTCGTTCTGGGACTTTCTGCTGAACAAGGAAGTCCGGGTGGACGATCTGGCCGTGAGCGGTCTGGTGGTGAATATGCGCGGGCCGTCGGTCCCGATGGGTCCCGGACCGGTGATCCCTCAAAAGAGCAGCCCGAGCGAGGTCTCGCCGCAGCCGTTGTCAGAAAAGACATCCGGCAAGGCCGAGCATGAGTCTTTCGAGCCGGAGCCCTTCAAGGGTCTTTTCACCCATGGGGTGCTGCCCTTTAAGCTCTACGTGGGCAAGGTCGATGTGGACGCCCAGGTGTTGCTGCCCGGCCGCCAGAACGTGAAGGCGACGCTGAGCGGCGGAGGGATCGAGCCCGGCGCCAGTGGTCAGCTTGTGCTGACTGTGAACTTTGAAGACGGGGCTGAGCAGGCGCAGCTCAGCCAGGGTAAGCTCGACGCGACGCTGACCCTGACGCAGGACGAGGACGCTGCCATCACACGTGTGCAGCTGGCCGCCACGGTCGAGGGGGACAGTGCGGTGGTCGCCGATGCCCCGACCCTTGCCTTTAATGCGGATCTGGCTCAGCAGGCCGACAAGACCGAGACTTACCTCGTCACGCTGGCCGAGGCCGCCAAGCCGGAGTCTCCGCTGATGAAGCTTGATGCGGGTTTCGATCCGGCCAAGGAGCGCCTCAAAGGCACGCTGACGCTGGCTGCGAACGATGCGCAGGTGGCCGCCGTCGCCCCGCAGGATAAGCTCCCGACCTTCCAGCTCGATGGCGATCTGGACTTTGACCTGGATTCGGACGGTGGCGATGGCTCGGTGCTGGGTAAGTTCCGGCTCGTGCTCGACCAGCTTACGCGGGTGCGCCCGGAGTTGGCAGAGCTGGGGCAGGTGACCTTGAGTGCGAATCTGGAGGCCGAGGGTGCCGACAAGGTCATGACCCTGAAACACGCGACCGCTGGCCTCGCCAGTGCGAATCAGGGGCAACTGCTGGTGCTCGAAACATTAAAGCCGATCTCCGCCCGGTGTGGCGAAGACGTCGAGATGCCCGAGCTGAGCGGTGAGCTCGTCCGGCTGACCCTGAATGCCCTGCCGCTTTCGCTGGTGGAGCCGTGGGTGCCCGGCATTACGATGAGCGGCCAGCCGCTCTCGACGCAGGTGCTCGTCAGCGGCGTCGATGATGGTGCTTACCGGATCACTTTCCCACAGGGGCTCAGCGTGGCCGACCTCTCCGTCTCCAAGGACGGACAGGCCCTGCTCAATGCGCTGACCGTAGCTGCCCAGCCGACTGTGACCTACAAGGGTGACGAGGCCGAGGTGATGGTCGAAGGCCTTAACCTCTCCAGCCGCGGGGTCCCGTTGGCTCAGGGTGAGCTGAGCCTGAAGGCTGACTCGCTCGACGAAGCCCAACCCGATGCCCAGGTCAAGGCCCGCCTCTCCGGCGACCTGGCGCAGCTGCTGAAGCAGCCTGCCCTGAACGCCTATAACAACGTGGCTGCCGGGACCTTCTCGACGGAGGCCGATGTTGACTACGAGGAGGGTAAGGGGGAATTCGAGCTCAAGGCAGAGCTGAAGAGCCTCATCGTGCGCCAGCCCATGAAGCAGGTGCCGCTCATGACTCTGGAGGCGAAAGGCGAGCTCGATGCCGACCGCAAGATAGAGGTCGAGGCACCCTTCGTCCTGAATACTTCCGAGGGTAACACTGATCTCCACCTCAAGGCCGAACTCGAAAAGAGCGGTGCCGTGCAGACCTTTGACGTGACCCTGGAGGGCGACCAGCTCGACCTCGACGGGGTGCAGCTGCTTGCTGCAGCTTTTAAGAATCCCAATGCCGCCACGGCTGCGCAGCCTTCGTCTGCACCGACAGCGCCTGCTGCCACGCCGACGCAGCCCACCGGGAAACGGTCTTCTGTCAGCCCCACTGCGACCGCAGGCACGCAGGCTGATAGCGCTCCCTTCTGGCAGGGCTTTGCCGGTCAGGCTTCGGCCAAGATCGGTAAGATCTACATGCAGAAGTACCGGCTCGACGATGCGACCTTTAAGCTCGATCTGACCGAGAACAAACTGAGTGTCGATCCGCTTGCAGCGACCTTTGCCGGGGCCCCGCTCAAGGCTGATGCGCTCATCACCTTCACTCCCGGCGCAAGCCCCTACGACCTGAACAGCAACCTGAGCTTCTCCCAGTTCAATGTGGGGAAGTTCCTCGTGCAGGAGCAGCCGGGCGCGACTCCGCCGGTGACGGGCATGTTTGATGTGACCGGCACGGCCACTGGCAACGGACCGACCATGAACGCCCTGCTGGAAAAGATTCAGGGTAAGTTCAGCCTCGTCGGTAAGGACGGTAAGCTGCGTGTGCTCGCTGCTGCTGGCCAGGAGGGGCTCGGCAATCTGGCGGGGATTGGGCTCGGGGTTGCCTCCATGTTTCAGAAAAATCAGCGGACAGGTGTGCAGACTGCCCAGAAGCTTATCCAAATGCTTCAGCAGATCGACTACGACCGCTTCGCCATCGTGGCCGAGCGTGCGCAAAACCTCGACATCAACCTGAGCGAGCTGGCCCTGACCGGCCCGGAGATCCGTATGCAGGGCACGGGTAAGGTCACCTACGCCGACGGCACCGCTCTCCCGAATCAGGCGCTCAGCGGGCAGATCAATCTCGCCGCCAAGGGCAACGCTGCCGAGCTCTTCTCGGATCTGCGCATGCTGTCTAACCCCAAGCCCGACGCGAACGGCTACTATGAGGCATTCTCGTTCCCGCTGAAGGGTACGCTGTCCAAGCCCGATTTCTCTGCCCTTAATCAGAAGCTGGTGAGTGCCGCCGTGGCCACCGCCACGGATAGTGACTCTGGCCGAATGAATAAAGACCAGCCCGGGGCTACGACCGGGACCGAGTCTGGAGAGGAGACCACCGAGCCCGCACAGAGCAATGAAGACGCTGCCCGCAATGCCGTGAAGGGCTTGCTCAACGGGCTGTTTAATAATAAGTAAGATTCTATTTTTGATGGCGAATAATACTCCCCAGCCGACACCCCCGCGCATGTCAGTGAGCCAGGCTTCCGCGCCGTTTCACATCATGACCAAGCCCATGGGGCCGCTGTGCAACCTCGACTGCAAGTACTGCTTTTATCTCGAAAAGGAGGGCCTCTTCCCCAGTAACGAGCGCTTTAAGATGCGCCCCGATCTGTTGGAGGCCTATATCCGCGACTACATCGCGGCCCAGCCCGGCCACACCGTGTCCTTTGCCTGGCAGGGTGGGGAGCCGACCTTGGCTGGTGTTAAATTCTTCCGTCAGGTAGTCGAGCTCCAAAGGAAGTACGCCGCCGGGCGCCAGATCGAGAACGCCCTGCAGACCAACGGCACGCTGCTCGATGACGAGTGGTGCGAGTTCCTGGCGCAGGAGGGCTTTCTCGTGGGCATCAGTATCGACGGCCCCGAGCAGCTTCACGATGCCGGGCGTGTGGATAAGCAGGGGCGCTCCAGCTACCGGCAGGTCATCCGTGGTATCGAGATGGCCCGTAAGCACAAGGTCGAGTTTAACACCCTGACCGTGGTCAGCAGTGCAAACGCCGAGCAACCGCTGGAGGTGTACAAGTTTTTGCGAAACATCGGCTCGACCTACATCCAGTTTATCCCGCTGGTCGAGCGTGCCGCTGACGAGGCCTCCGCCGAGCTCGGGCTCAGCCTCGGCCTGCCGCCGGACTTCGATAACCCGCCAGCCCCGCACAAGCCGATCGTGACGAAGTGGACCGTCGACTCCCACGCGTGGGGCCGGTTCCTGTGCAAGATTTTCGACCGCTGGGTCACCCGTGACGTGGGCAAGACCTTCGTGCAGCAGTTCGACGTGTCCCTCGGTAAATGGCTGGGCATGCCCGGCGGCACCTGCGTGCTGGCTGAGACCTGCGGTAAGGCCTTCGCACTGGAGCACAACGGCGATTTGTATGCGTGTGACCACTACGTGTACCCGCGCTACAAGCTGGGCAACATCCTGAATACCTCGATCTCGGCGATGGCCGACGGCGCGGAGGCCATGAAGTTCGGGAACGACAAACGCGACAAGCTCACGCAGTATTGCCGCGAGTGCGAGGTGCGCTTCGCCTGTAACGGCGATTGCCCCAAGCACCGCTTCACCTTTACCCCGGACGGTGATTTCGGGCTCAGCCACCTTTGCGCCGGGTACAGGATGTTCTTCAACCACATCGATCCGGCGATGAAGATCATGGCCGACCTCTACCACCAGCGCCGCCCCTCCTCCGAGATCATGGACATTATCAAGAAGCAGCCCAACATCCTCAAGGGGAACAAAGTCGGGACCGCATCCCGACGAGGCTGATCGCAGAGATGCGTACGCTGCGCGAGCCTCCGCCTATCACTTAACGCTGGCCACACAAACCGAACCTTCGTTAGCATTCATGATATGAAGTCCGCCTTTTTCTTATCTGTCCTCGCTGCTCTGCTCGTGCTGAGCGGTTGCTGTAAAAAACAACCGGCTACGCTTCCCGGCCAGACTCCCGAGGGCTTCGCGCTGCTCTATGATGTGACCAGCCAGGAGCAGGACGTGGACAAGTTGCTCTGGATCAAAGAACCGGGGCCAAAGATTTCTGCCTGGGTCAAGGACATCGCTACCTTTAACAAAAAAGTCTCCGTGCAGCTTGAGGCCTGGAAGAAGGACGGCACCATCGAGAATCTGGAGAACCTCTCGCTGCCTCCCGCCGAGATGGAGGCCCGCGCCCGCGCCGCTGCCGAGACGACCGGCGACCTG
This genomic interval from Ruficoccus sp. ZRK36 contains the following:
- a CDS encoding permease; the encoded protein is MLLSLIDHLVYEWMGFDPASRLGGAIHFFFYDTVKIFLLLAVMIFIIGIIRSYLPQDRLRRWMSGGGLGGNFVAALFGAVTPFCSCSSIPIFISLLRAGVPLGVTFSFLITSPLINEYLVVLMAGEFGVPVTLAYVVSGLAIGTFAGAVLGKLRLEGQLESDITTGESTSDSLVFESFGARLRYGWSEAVDVIRQIWVWVLVGVAIGAFIHNYVPQEVIQNALAATGVFSVPIATLLGVPMYGSCAAIVPVAVVLFEKGIPLGTALAFMMAMAALSLPEAVMLRRTMRLPLIALFFAITTVGIILTGYLLNFLAQYL
- a CDS encoding AAA family ATPase; the protein is MSDKDDKNPFEELQKNIQDMIRKNPGLANMGMGVQQPGGAEHVEAPPPEQKEKDDEVLRRIREFSLKPKEIRDHLNRYVIKQAEAKKVLSVAICDHYNHVRQCLENQQLREREYSKQNILLLGPTGVGKTYLMRNIARLIGVPFIKADATKFSETGYVGYDVEDLVRDLVKAANNNVELAQYGIIYIDEIDKIASAGEGAGKDVSGRGVQINLLKLMEDTEVNLFAPNDIMGQMQAMMSMQRGGGGKKEQPKTISTRHILFIVSGAFDKLAESVKKRVEAASIGFAAHPGDEDADPYGYLKQSASADFIKYGFEPEFIGRIPVRVACESLQPTDLAEILTSSEGSLLNQYRSDFSGYDISFNITTEAIQEVARQAHAEKTGARGLMTVLERLFRDYKFELPSTAIKSFEVTTDTLTEPEKALKELIVENLHLQDDVWKADIERFSEAFRNTHGFSLQFEDAAAEVIIAAATEQDKTIRAVCEQRFKDFQHGLQIISRNTGRTEFTINEAAAQDPDKELSQWVVASFNESNG
- a CDS encoding DUF2851 family protein, coding for MVEKKIHTVDIQGEYGTMTVSERVLQKIWQRGDFLQERLRTLEGQRLSIQSRGRWNHQEGPDFREASLMLDGRALEGDVEVHFYPQDWFLHGHDRDPHFDRVALHVCLFPPLKPQKPAVTAQGHWPPTLVLLDRLNQDLESYASDEALLALEQTERLAALDVMAVMPLEDRLEELRERAGRRWRQKAAFARRRLGEMEWERACHLTVLEVLGYRRNRGPMATLARRYPPAMMARLSADELYEEMTGQWALAGLRPPNHPRRRLAQYLHLLHERPDWPETLREWGLKKGLCAKASLPTGAARKRGLGTARKSLSDNVLAGAVGGSRLDTLVVDALLPLLAVKTGAELFGAWFHWWSGDMPDALKHFLAQADIVGKGRPAANGWSQGGWQLLLESGL
- a CDS encoding AsmA family protein — encoded protein: MKLLKWLLILLSVVVVLVVAGVLFVLNSASFQKSIVLGALEKQAEVPEFGYFKAGLSDVTIRSLAVEKDGMVVGLDELTLKYSFWDFLLNKEVRVDDLAVSGLVVNMRGPSVPMGPGPVIPQKSSPSEVSPQPLSEKTSGKAEHESFEPEPFKGLFTHGVLPFKLYVGKVDVDAQVLLPGRQNVKATLSGGGIEPGASGQLVLTVNFEDGAEQAQLSQGKLDATLTLTQDEDAAITRVQLAATVEGDSAVVADAPTLAFNADLAQQADKTETYLVTLAEAAKPESPLMKLDAGFDPAKERLKGTLTLAANDAQVAAVAPQDKLPTFQLDGDLDFDLDSDGGDGSVLGKFRLVLDQLTRVRPELAELGQVTLSANLEAEGADKVMTLKHATAGLASANQGQLLVLETLKPISARCGEDVEMPELSGELVRLTLNALPLSLVEPWVPGITMSGQPLSTQVLVSGVDDGAYRITFPQGLSVADLSVSKDGQALLNALTVAAQPTVTYKGDEAEVMVEGLNLSSRGVPLAQGELSLKADSLDEAQPDAQVKARLSGDLAQLLKQPALNAYNNVAAGTFSTEADVDYEEGKGEFELKAELKSLIVRQPMKQVPLMTLEAKGELDADRKIEVEAPFVLNTSEGNTDLHLKAELEKSGAVQTFDVTLEGDQLDLDGVQLLAAAFKNPNAATAAQPSSAPTAPAATPTQPTGKRSSVSPTATAGTQADSAPFWQGFAGQASAKIGKIYMQKYRLDDATFKLDLTENKLSVDPLAATFAGAPLKADALITFTPGASPYDLNSNLSFSQFNVGKFLVQEQPGATPPVTGMFDVTGTATGNGPTMNALLEKIQGKFSLVGKDGKLRVLAAAGQEGLGNLAGIGLGVASMFQKNQRTGVQTAQKLIQMLQQIDYDRFAIVAERAQNLDINLSELALTGPEIRMQGTGKVTYADGTALPNQALSGQINLAAKGNAAELFSDLRMLSNPKPDANGYYEAFSFPLKGTLSKPDFSALNQKLVSAAVATATDSDSGRMNKDQPGATTGTESGEETTEPAQSNEDAARNAVKGLLNGLFNNK
- a CDS encoding anaerobic sulfatase maturase is translated as MSVSQASAPFHIMTKPMGPLCNLDCKYCFYLEKEGLFPSNERFKMRPDLLEAYIRDYIAAQPGHTVSFAWQGGEPTLAGVKFFRQVVELQRKYAAGRQIENALQTNGTLLDDEWCEFLAQEGFLVGISIDGPEQLHDAGRVDKQGRSSYRQVIRGIEMARKHKVEFNTLTVVSSANAEQPLEVYKFLRNIGSTYIQFIPLVERAADEASAELGLSLGLPPDFDNPPAPHKPIVTKWTVDSHAWGRFLCKIFDRWVTRDVGKTFVQQFDVSLGKWLGMPGGTCVLAETCGKAFALEHNGDLYACDHYVYPRYKLGNILNTSISAMADGAEAMKFGNDKRDKLTQYCRECEVRFACNGDCPKHRFTFTPDGDFGLSHLCAGYRMFFNHIDPAMKIMADLYHQRRPSSEIMDIIKKQPNILKGNKVGTASRRG
- a CDS encoding HU family DNA-binding protein — translated: MAGNLTKRDIVLAIYDKTNFPQKEVRETVQLTLDCIADALAEGRNVELRNFGVFEVQVRKSRIGRNPNRPETDVVIPTRAVIKFKAGKELKAALKDIDLDKLQEPKQD
- a CDS encoding metalloregulator ArsR/SmtB family transcription factor; the protein is MGVIQVYKCLCDEQRLRILNLLKEGPLCVCQLMEILEADQVKISKQLSYMKRMGMVEGERQAQWMVYRLADVEQPLLMENLKCLQDCAGESLAFAQDLRRRQAVVSRADGGPCSS